The Pseudomonas berkeleyensis genome includes a region encoding these proteins:
- a CDS encoding LysR family transcriptional regulator: MGAWQRLNPQLFRYFLAVAREGSLSAAGLRLSCVPSNVSARLRQLEQQLDARLFLRQGQRLRLTPAGERLLPHAEHLEQLCQKAWRSVQEDIWSGDLRLGSMETTAAVRLPELLAAFHQRAPRVNLQLSTGPSRRLVEGVLSGVLDGGLIGGPFEHPQLDCLPIWQEELMLVLPPAQDASSLESRPQTLLGFPEGCHYRERLERWAVSRGLQVAARQSYGSIDAIFAGIAAGMGIGLLPRSLLESHPRVHLVQYQAIAPELGATTTLLARRRDAGEHPALALLLELMRA, from the coding sequence ATGGGTGCCTGGCAGCGACTCAATCCTCAGTTATTCCGCTACTTCCTCGCTGTAGCGCGTGAGGGCTCGTTGAGTGCTGCTGGCTTGCGCCTGAGCTGCGTGCCGTCGAACGTCTCGGCGCGCCTGCGACAACTGGAACAACAGCTCGACGCGCGACTGTTCCTGCGCCAGGGTCAGCGCTTGCGGCTGACGCCAGCGGGTGAGCGCCTGTTGCCCCATGCCGAACATCTGGAGCAGCTCTGCCAGAAGGCCTGGCGCAGCGTGCAGGAGGATATCTGGAGCGGTGATCTGCGCCTGGGCTCGATGGAAACCACCGCGGCGGTGCGTCTGCCGGAGCTGCTCGCGGCATTTCACCAGCGGGCGCCGCGGGTCAACCTGCAGCTCAGCACCGGGCCGAGCCGGCGCCTGGTCGAAGGCGTGCTATCCGGAGTGCTGGACGGCGGATTGATCGGTGGGCCGTTCGAGCATCCCCAACTCGACTGCCTGCCCATCTGGCAGGAGGAGCTGATGCTGGTACTGCCGCCCGCACAGGATGCCTCCAGTCTGGAGAGCCGGCCGCAGACCTTGCTGGGTTTCCCCGAGGGCTGTCATTACCGAGAGCGCCTGGAGCGCTGGGCGGTCAGTCGTGGTTTGCAGGTGGCGGCGCGGCAGAGCTATGGCTCCATCGACGCCATCTTTGCCGGCATCGCTGCCGGCATGGGTATTGGCCTGTTGCCACGCAGCCTGCTCGAAAGTCACCCGCGTGTGCATCTGGTGCAGTATCAGGCCATTGCCCCTGAGCTGGGGGCGACCACCACGCTGTTGGCGCGTCGTCGCGATGCCGGCGAGCATCCGGCGCTGGCGTTGCTGTTGGAGCTGATGCGCGCGTAA
- a CDS encoding 23S rRNA (adenine(2030)-N(6))-methyltransferase RlmJ encodes MNYRHAFHAGNHADVLKHLVLTRLIALLSRKEAPFAYLDSHAGLGLYDLQGDQASRTGEYLDGIARLWQAEQLPDAVEAYLEVVRAMNPDGELRYYPGSPELARLLSREQDRLQLNEKHPEDGRLLKDNMRGDRRVAVHLGEGWHVPRALMPTREKRVLLLIDPPFEKADELQRCVEALNEAHGRMRQAIVAIWYPIKDERQLARFYRDLQKSAAPKLLRAELYVHAPDDATRLAGSGLVISNPPWGLEDELKQLLPWLADALGQSKGGWRLDWLIEEKPAG; translated from the coding sequence ATGAACTACCGCCACGCCTTCCATGCCGGCAACCACGCCGATGTGCTCAAGCACCTGGTGTTGACCCGCCTGATCGCCCTGTTGTCACGCAAAGAGGCGCCTTTCGCCTATCTCGATAGCCACGCCGGACTCGGTCTGTACGATTTGCAAGGCGACCAGGCCAGCCGTACCGGCGAGTATCTGGACGGCATCGCTCGCCTGTGGCAGGCCGAGCAGTTGCCGGATGCGGTCGAGGCCTACCTGGAGGTGGTGCGGGCGATGAACCCGGACGGTGAGCTGCGTTATTACCCGGGCTCGCCTGAATTGGCGCGCCTGCTCAGCCGTGAACAGGATCGCCTGCAGCTCAACGAGAAACATCCGGAAGACGGGCGATTGCTCAAGGACAACATGCGCGGTGACCGTCGCGTGGCCGTGCACCTGGGCGAGGGCTGGCACGTGCCGCGGGCGCTGATGCCGACTCGCGAGAAGCGCGTGCTGCTGCTGATCGACCCACCATTCGAAAAGGCCGATGAACTGCAGCGCTGCGTCGAGGCGCTGAACGAGGCGCATGGGCGCATGCGCCAGGCCATCGTGGCGATCTGGTACCCGATCAAGGACGAGCGCCAGTTGGCGCGCTTCTATCGCGACCTGCAAAAGAGCGCGGCGCCCAAGCTACTGCGCGCCGAGCTCTACGTGCATGCACCGGACGATGCCACGCGCCTGGCAGGTTCGGGGCTGGTGATCAGCAACCCGCCATGGGGGCTGGAAGATGAACTCAAGCAGCTTCTACCCTGGCTGGCCGATGCGCTTGGCCAGAGCAAGGGCGGCTGGCGCCTGGATTGGTTGATCGAGGAAAAACCGGCGGGTTGA